Proteins co-encoded in one Hymenobacter swuensis DY53 genomic window:
- the ffh gene encoding signal recognition particle protein: MFDNLSTKLDRAFKTLKGQGSITEINVAATVKEIRRALVDADVNYKVAKEVTDKIKEEAMGRDVLISVSPGQLMTKIVYDELTELMGGEKQDIVIKGEPAVILLSGLQGSGKTTFAGKLAAYLKKQNRTVLLVACDVYRPAAIDQLKVLGEQVGVEVYAEVENKNPVDISRNAIEYAKKNNKKVVIIDTAGRLAVDEQMMNEIEAVKRAINPSETLFVVDSMTGQDAVNTAKTFNDRLNFDGVVLTKLDGDSRGGAALSIRAVVEKPIKFISTGEKMEALDMFYPDRMAQRILGMGDVISLVERAQQQFDEEEAKRINQKIRKNQFNFDDFLSQLEQIKKMGNLKDLVGMIPGMGKAMKDVEIDDDAFKPIEAIIKSMTAKERAQPELLNGSRRRRLAKGSGTDIQQVNNLMKQFEDMRKVMRTMNKMSQTKGGMQQMARMMGMKGPLR, translated from the coding sequence ATGTTCGATAACCTCAGTACCAAGCTCGACCGCGCCTTTAAAACCCTCAAGGGCCAGGGCTCCATCACCGAAATCAACGTAGCGGCCACCGTGAAGGAAATCCGCCGGGCCCTGGTGGACGCCGACGTGAACTACAAGGTTGCCAAGGAAGTAACCGACAAAATTAAGGAGGAGGCCATGGGTCGCGACGTGCTTATCAGCGTGTCGCCGGGCCAGTTGATGACTAAAATCGTCTACGATGAGCTCACCGAGCTCATGGGCGGCGAAAAGCAGGATATCGTTATCAAGGGGGAGCCGGCCGTGATTTTGCTGTCGGGTCTGCAGGGTTCGGGTAAAACCACCTTCGCCGGTAAGCTGGCCGCTTACCTCAAAAAGCAGAACCGCACGGTGTTGCTGGTGGCCTGCGACGTGTACCGCCCTGCTGCTATCGACCAGCTGAAGGTGCTGGGCGAGCAGGTAGGCGTGGAAGTGTACGCCGAGGTAGAGAACAAGAACCCGGTGGACATTTCGCGTAATGCCATCGAGTACGCCAAGAAAAACAACAAAAAAGTTGTCATCATCGACACCGCCGGCCGCCTGGCCGTGGATGAGCAGATGATGAACGAAATTGAGGCCGTGAAGCGGGCCATCAACCCGAGCGAAACGCTGTTCGTGGTAGATTCCATGACCGGTCAGGATGCCGTGAACACGGCCAAAACCTTCAACGACCGCCTGAACTTCGACGGCGTGGTGCTCACCAAGCTCGACGGTGACTCGCGCGGCGGTGCGGCCCTCAGCATTCGGGCCGTGGTGGAAAAACCCATCAAGTTCATCTCCACGGGTGAGAAGATGGAGGCCCTGGACATGTTCTACCCTGACCGGATGGCCCAGCGCATCCTGGGTATGGGTGACGTGATTTCCCTGGTTGAGCGCGCCCAGCAGCAGTTCGACGAGGAGGAAGCCAAACGCATTAACCAGAAAATTCGCAAAAACCAGTTCAACTTCGATGACTTCCTCTCGCAGCTGGAGCAGATCAAGAAGATGGGCAACCTGAAGGACCTGGTGGGTATGATTCCGGGCATGGGTAAAGCCATGAAGGACGTGGAAATCGACGACGACGCCTTCAAGCCGATTGAGGCCATCATCAAGAGCATGACGGCCAAGGAGCGCGCCCAGCCCGAGCTGCTGAACGGCTCCCGCCGTCGCCGCCTCGCCAAGGGTTCCGGTACTGATATTCAACAGGTCAACAACCTGATGAAGCAATTCGAGGACATGCGCAAAGTGATGCGCACAATGAACAAAATGAGCCAGACCAAAGGCGGTATGCAACAAATGGCCCGCATGATGGGCATGAAAGGCCCGCTTCGCTAA
- a CDS encoding T9SS type A sorting domain-containing protein has product MLTHFPSSLPPRQRGRSWRRLLAGWGVVLAFSTTALAQFPRVESFKNTATSGSGFRLGGNPNTAVLTAASGLDANGSGYLRLTSNADNQAGFAIDNASFPAPSGFSISFEFFSYGGTGADGFSVFLIDADKTSAAAFTSGASGGSLGYAQKTESPISDGVPNGYVGIGIDEFGNFANPTEGRVGGPGVRPDAVSLRGAGSGRSTTDYPYLAGSGTLPFSLDVATVRAQQGSADFRRAYIDVIPQTNGTYQITVRIQHGNAVTTAVNRVTISTPPSNLRIGFSGSTGGSNNFHEIRNLAIVKAPFANDDVAGTVFNVPVSLNILSNDVAQGSNLNPSSVDLDPSTTTIDNTFTVAGQGTFTMGSNGVVSFTPVPTFAGVVTIPYTVASVLGDRSSPANITIIVKGADLVSSISGPTSASPGAQITYTVNTSNLGTETATNVVPTVQLPTGLTGVTVSSGNYNSTSGLVTFATTASLTSGAAPVVNTVRFTAPASGSITATTGVSSPTPDPVTTNNTASITTVIEGVTNAATACATPGKDGPGALTSSSVPNTYFPGSATTTANATSLTLSAAVGGATPISAGDLVMILQTQGADLNTDNADTYGNGTAGGNASGNIGGNTFTAGYYEYAIATNSVPLSGGTLTLAKALGRVYQRVDYNDASNPTGQRRFQVVRVPQYSSLTVTGTVTGTAWNGEAGGVLVLDVAGQTTFAGAGSRLDMSGKGFRGGGARQYTGNASYADADFRNLASTSTSGAHGSKGEGRAGTPRYVFNGTSVVDTGVEGYRTGSVGRGAPGNAGGGAADLLATTTNAGGAGGGGGSNDAAGGLGGRNNGSADMTIRAAGGAGFGGSLSRWFLGGGGGAGSTEEAGTQSSGGTGGGVVMLRTGYLNGTGELRANGGNAPTAGLTTNYTNGGGGGGAGGTVVLLATNTTGVANMTLTATGGIGGNAITGSATNYGPGGGGSGGFIFSNSDLGTEVNTGGARGNTGTGTTAFAATSGGNGVPVLNVTDAGSTIIGGSGPCLPSLSVAMATSTPNVQRTGGAGSSVQPATFTITVSNTGGQATGVSVLAALANNIVRYDGGFTPVITLRDASGTTTSVTGVTLPNNNVSQAEFGNLTVPGGATLTLTFRATLAASAQDNFAYQANATVTYADPFRTTAVATVTPGANYAGTTDGSLGAAGGSNYSASTSANEDVTISRPLPVTLTSFEAKAAGQDAVLTWATAQELNNDRFEVERSLNGVDFEKVGTVQGKGTTTAASTYRFLDAGAGRRTSKVLYYRLRQVDLDGPGTYSMVRTVRFERVQGSATLYPNPHQGRFTLDLQALPSGTYQVDILDLAGRRVYQTQLGGGQEHPLLPTLPMGSYIVRVTGQSVNINLPMVKN; this is encoded by the coding sequence ATGCTAACACATTTCCCCTCCTCGTTACCCCCCCGACAACGCGGCCGGTCTTGGCGCCGGCTGCTTGCCGGCTGGGGTGTTGTTCTGGCCTTTTCTACTACCGCGCTGGCGCAGTTTCCCCGGGTAGAATCGTTTAAAAACACCGCTACTTCCGGCTCCGGTTTTCGACTGGGCGGCAACCCTAATACAGCCGTCCTGACGGCTGCCAGTGGCCTCGATGCTAACGGTTCCGGATACCTGCGCCTGACTAGCAACGCTGACAACCAGGCGGGCTTTGCCATTGATAACGCCTCGTTTCCGGCCCCGTCGGGCTTCAGTATTTCGTTTGAGTTCTTTTCCTACGGGGGCACCGGGGCCGATGGTTTCTCGGTATTCCTGATTGATGCCGACAAAACCTCGGCTGCTGCGTTTACCAGCGGCGCCTCGGGCGGCTCCCTGGGCTACGCCCAGAAAACCGAAAGCCCCATCAGCGACGGAGTACCCAACGGCTATGTGGGCATCGGCATTGATGAGTTCGGCAATTTTGCCAACCCCACTGAAGGCCGCGTGGGTGGGCCGGGCGTGCGGCCTGATGCGGTGTCTCTGCGCGGCGCAGGCAGCGGCCGCAGCACCACCGATTACCCGTATCTGGCCGGTAGCGGCACCTTACCTTTCAGCCTCGACGTGGCCACGGTGCGGGCCCAGCAGGGTAGCGCCGATTTCCGGCGGGCCTACATTGATGTAATTCCGCAAACCAACGGCACCTACCAGATTACGGTACGCATCCAGCACGGTAACGCCGTCACCACGGCCGTGAACCGCGTCACGATTTCAACGCCGCCTTCCAACCTACGGATTGGCTTTTCGGGCTCAACGGGCGGCAGCAACAACTTCCACGAAATCCGCAACTTGGCCATCGTAAAAGCCCCGTTCGCCAACGACGACGTAGCGGGCACTGTGTTTAACGTACCCGTTTCGCTGAATATTCTGAGCAACGACGTGGCTCAGGGCAGTAACCTCAACCCCAGCTCGGTTGACCTCGACCCCAGCACTACCACAATTGACAACACTTTCACTGTAGCTGGCCAGGGTACGTTTACGATGGGCTCCAACGGCGTAGTGTCGTTTACACCTGTGCCTACATTTGCCGGAGTTGTGACCATACCCTACACCGTAGCCTCTGTGTTGGGTGACCGGTCGAGCCCAGCCAACATCACCATCATTGTGAAGGGAGCCGACTTGGTTTCCAGCATCAGCGGCCCTACCTCAGCCAGTCCGGGGGCGCAGATTACCTATACCGTTAATACCAGTAACCTGGGTACGGAAACGGCCACCAACGTGGTGCCTACCGTGCAGCTTCCGACCGGTCTGACCGGCGTAACGGTATCCAGCGGCAACTACAACAGCACCAGCGGCCTGGTCACGTTTGCCACTACGGCCAGCCTGACCAGCGGAGCCGCCCCGGTAGTGAATACCGTTCGGTTTACGGCGCCGGCTTCGGGCTCCATCACGGCCACTACCGGCGTAAGCTCTCCTACTCCCGATCCGGTTACGACCAACAACACGGCCAGCATCACGACCGTGATAGAAGGCGTGACGAATGCGGCTACAGCCTGCGCAACCCCCGGCAAAGACGGCCCCGGAGCTTTGACCAGCAGCTCCGTACCCAACACGTATTTCCCGGGCAGTGCTACCACCACGGCCAATGCCACCAGCCTGACGCTGAGCGCGGCCGTGGGCGGTGCTACGCCCATCAGTGCCGGCGACCTAGTGATGATTCTGCAAACTCAGGGCGCTGACCTCAACACCGATAACGCCGATACGTACGGCAACGGGACGGCCGGTGGTAACGCAAGCGGTAACATTGGCGGTAACACGTTTACGGCCGGTTACTACGAATACGCCATTGCCACAAACTCGGTACCGCTTTCGGGTGGTACGCTTACGCTGGCCAAGGCCCTGGGCCGGGTGTACCAGCGGGTTGACTACAACGATGCCTCCAACCCCACCGGGCAGCGGCGCTTCCAAGTGGTACGGGTGCCGCAGTATTCGTCGCTGACGGTGACGGGCACGGTAACAGGAACGGCTTGGAACGGCGAGGCCGGGGGCGTGCTGGTATTGGATGTAGCCGGGCAAACTACGTTTGCCGGCGCCGGCAGCCGGTTAGATATGAGTGGTAAAGGATTCCGGGGCGGCGGCGCGCGCCAGTACACCGGTAACGCCAGCTACGCCGATGCGGACTTCCGCAACTTGGCCAGCACCTCTACTTCTGGAGCGCACGGCTCGAAAGGCGAAGGCCGTGCCGGTACTCCGCGCTACGTATTCAACGGCACCTCGGTGGTTGATACGGGCGTGGAAGGCTACCGCACCGGCAGCGTAGGCCGAGGCGCACCTGGCAACGCCGGCGGCGGTGCAGCCGACCTGCTGGCTACTACCACTAATGCAGGCGGTGCCGGCGGCGGCGGCGGCAGCAACGACGCGGCCGGCGGCTTGGGCGGCCGCAACAACGGCTCGGCCGACATGACCATCCGGGCGGCCGGTGGAGCCGGCTTCGGGGGAAGCCTGAGCCGGTGGTTTCTGGGCGGCGGCGGTGGGGCCGGCTCTACGGAAGAAGCCGGCACCCAAAGCAGCGGCGGCACCGGCGGCGGCGTAGTGATGCTGCGCACGGGCTACCTCAACGGTACCGGTGAGTTGCGCGCCAACGGCGGCAATGCGCCCACTGCAGGCCTGACCACGAACTACACCAACGGCGGCGGCGGCGGCGGCGCGGGCGGCACCGTAGTGCTACTGGCCACCAACACCACCGGTGTGGCTAACATGACCCTCACGGCCACCGGTGGTATCGGGGGCAATGCCATTACGGGTTCCGCCACCAACTACGGCCCCGGCGGCGGCGGTAGCGGCGGCTTCATCTTCAGCAACAGTGACCTGGGCACTGAGGTGAATACTGGCGGAGCCCGGGGCAACACCGGTACCGGCACCACCGCCTTCGCGGCTACTAGTGGCGGCAACGGGGTGCCCGTACTCAACGTCACCGATGCTGGTTCTACCATCATTGGTGGATCCGGGCCGTGTCTGCCTTCTTTGTCGGTGGCCATGGCTACCTCTACTCCAAACGTGCAACGAACGGGCGGCGCGGGCAGCAGCGTGCAGCCTGCTACGTTCACCATTACGGTTTCCAACACGGGTGGCCAAGCTACCGGGGTGAGTGTACTGGCCGCGCTGGCCAACAACATTGTTCGGTATGATGGTGGCTTCACTCCGGTTATCACCCTGCGTGACGCTAGCGGCACCACCACTTCGGTAACCGGAGTCACTCTGCCGAACAACAATGTGAGCCAAGCCGAATTTGGTAACCTCACCGTTCCGGGCGGAGCCACGCTTACCCTCACATTCCGGGCCACGCTGGCAGCATCGGCCCAGGATAACTTCGCTTACCAGGCCAACGCCACGGTAACGTACGCCGACCCTTTCCGCACCACGGCAGTTGCCACGGTAACGCCCGGCGCTAACTACGCCGGCACCACCGACGGGAGCCTGGGCGCGGCCGGGGGCAGCAATTATTCGGCCTCCACTTCCGCCAACGAAGATGTGACTATCAGCCGTCCTCTGCCCGTTACGCTTACCAGCTTCGAGGCCAAAGCCGCTGGGCAGGATGCCGTGCTGACCTGGGCCACGGCACAGGAGCTGAACAATGATCGGTTTGAAGTAGAGCGCAGCCTCAACGGGGTTGATTTCGAGAAAGTGGGCACAGTACAGGGCAAGGGCACGACTACGGCCGCCTCGACTTACCGCTTCCTCGATGCCGGAGCCGGCCGCCGTACCAGCAAGGTGCTGTACTACCGCCTGCGCCAGGTAGATCTGGACGGCCCCGGTACGTACTCGATGGTGCGCACCGTCCGCTTCGAGCGGGTGCAGGGTAGCGCTACGCTGTATCCCAACCCCCACCAGGGCCGCTTCACACTGGACCTGCAGGCCCTGCCCTCCGGCACGTATCAGGTAGATATCCTGGATTTGGCGGGTCGCCGCGTGTACCAGACACAGCTTGGCGGCGGTCAGGAACACCCGTTGCTGCCTACGCTGCCAATGGGCTCCTACATCGTGCGTGTTACCGGGCAATCAGTGAACATCAACTTACCGATGGTGAAGAACTAA
- a CDS encoding NFACT RNA binding domain-containing protein produces the protein MHTNHYFLRQLAPALTQQLQGYRVATCFSQEKDELVIGLTNGHAEFWLKLTLAAAGTLISVPESFHRARQNSVDLLPELLGQEVAAVTAWPQDRVLQLTFRSGATLVLKLYSTRPNAIFRTAPGAPAQLFHQRYLPDAELAPTTPTTTPEQFASPLKAYPSLGDLPVSYLRTQGYDTAPLERKQQLVRQVVRELEQPVAFYIVRLAGRTRLSLLPVGEVELTLPIADPIGALRSFGPLLLNRRAYEAELHQVRQLLEKRAEEAATAAQHVRRRLHALEHTVGYRQTADLIMAHLSQIPAGAAQVEVLDFYQNDQPRLIKLKPTETPQRTAQNLYRKAKNQQRETQELSARAERRETEALTAMERLEELAALPSGELRPLRQWRKQHALDPTSAAKANPQELPFKVFEDSGFTILVGRNAENNDLLTQRYAHKDDLWLHAKDVTGSHVVIRQRAGQTIPAPVLERAAQLAAWYSRRQNDSLCPVTYTPKKFVRKPRGAKPGQVLVEREKVVLVVPANPFERE, from the coding sequence GTGCATACCAACCACTATTTCCTGCGGCAGCTGGCTCCGGCTCTTACCCAACAGTTGCAGGGCTACCGCGTAGCTACCTGCTTTTCGCAAGAAAAAGATGAACTGGTAATTGGCCTGACAAACGGCCACGCCGAGTTCTGGCTGAAACTCACACTGGCGGCGGCGGGCACCCTGATTTCAGTGCCCGAATCGTTTCACCGGGCCCGGCAGAATTCAGTAGATCTGCTGCCGGAGTTGCTGGGGCAGGAGGTAGCGGCTGTAACTGCCTGGCCGCAGGATCGGGTGCTGCAGCTCACTTTTCGGAGCGGCGCCACGTTGGTACTGAAGCTGTACAGTACCCGGCCGAACGCCATTTTCAGGACGGCCCCCGGCGCTCCGGCCCAGCTATTTCACCAGCGCTACCTGCCCGATGCGGAGCTGGCTCCAACTACCCCGACTACTACCCCTGAACAGTTCGCCAGCCCGCTCAAAGCCTACCCCAGCCTCGGCGACCTACCAGTATCGTACCTGCGCACCCAAGGCTACGACACGGCTCCGCTCGAACGTAAACAGCAGTTGGTACGCCAAGTGGTGCGAGAACTGGAACAGCCCGTCGCTTTTTACATTGTCCGGCTGGCGGGGCGTACCCGCCTGAGTTTGCTGCCGGTAGGTGAAGTGGAGCTCACACTGCCCATTGCCGACCCCATTGGGGCACTGCGCAGTTTCGGGCCGCTGCTGCTGAACCGCCGCGCCTACGAAGCGGAGTTACACCAAGTGCGGCAGCTGCTGGAAAAACGGGCCGAGGAAGCTGCCACTGCTGCCCAGCACGTCCGCCGCCGCTTGCACGCGCTGGAGCACACGGTGGGCTACCGGCAGACGGCCGACCTCATTATGGCCCACCTCAGCCAGATTCCGGCCGGAGCCGCGCAAGTGGAAGTACTGGATTTTTACCAGAACGACCAGCCGCGCCTAATTAAGCTTAAACCTACCGAAACCCCGCAGCGCACCGCCCAGAACCTATATCGTAAGGCCAAAAACCAGCAGCGCGAAACGCAGGAGCTCAGTGCCCGAGCCGAACGGCGCGAAACCGAAGCCCTGACGGCTATGGAGCGTCTGGAGGAGCTTGCCGCTTTGCCCTCCGGTGAGTTGCGCCCGCTCCGGCAGTGGCGTAAGCAGCACGCCCTCGACCCTACTTCGGCCGCCAAAGCCAACCCGCAGGAGCTACCTTTCAAGGTATTCGAGGACAGTGGTTTCACGATTCTGGTGGGTCGCAATGCCGAAAACAACGACCTGCTCACGCAACGCTACGCTCACAAGGACGACCTGTGGCTACACGCCAAGGATGTAACCGGCTCCCATGTCGTCATCCGGCAGCGGGCCGGGCAGACCATTCCTGCCCCGGTACTAGAACGGGCTGCCCAACTGGCTGCCTGGTACTCGCGCCGCCAGAACGATTCACTCTGTCCCGTTACCTACACACCCAAAAAGTTCGTTCGCAAGCCTCGGGGAGCAAAACCTGGGCAAGTGCTGGTAGAGCGCGAAAAGGTAGTACTGGTGGTACCCGCCAATCCTTTTGAGCGGGAGTAG